A single window of Vigna unguiculata cultivar IT97K-499-35 chromosome 1, ASM411807v1, whole genome shotgun sequence DNA harbors:
- the LOC114178106 gene encoding transcription factor ORG2-like, whose product MVALFSPPLFSTKGWLLEEEPFGYNNTHNLSYKDDASSQYSFPYQFYSPQTQIEVEIERSTAPSSDPAMVKKLSHNASERDRRKKVNNLVSSLRSLLPMADQTKKMSIPATVSRVLKYIPELQQQVQALTKRKEELLCRISRQLQGEAVNKESQRKISHHNSSFVVSTTRLNDCEAVVHISSHETHKAPLSEILQCLENDGLFLLHASSSETFGGRFFYNLHFQVEKTDRLETEILTEKLLPIYEKQRIF is encoded by the exons ATGGTCGCATTGTTCTCTCCTCCTCTCTTCTCAACCAAAGGGTGGCTCTTAGAGGAGGAGCCATTCGGCTATAATAATACCCATAATCTCTCCTACAAAGATGATGCGTCTTCTCAGTACTCCTTTCCCTATCAATTTTATTCACCACAGACACAGATTGAGGTTGAAATTGAAAGGTCCACTGCACCATCCTCTGACCCTGCCATGGTCAAGAAACTTAGCCACAATGCTAGCGAACGTGATCGCCGCAAGAAGGTCAACAACTTGGTTTCTTCACTTCGCTCACTTCTTCCAATGGCAGATCAAACG AAAAAAATGAGCATTCCTGCAACAGTTTCCAGAGTGTTGAAATACATACCTGAACTACAACAGCAAGTGCAAgcactaacaaagagaaaagagGAGCTTCTGTGCAGAATTTCTCGGCAATTGCAAGGAGAAGCAGTGAACAAAGAATCTCAGAGAAAAATTTCCCATCACAACTCTTCTTTTGTTGTCTCAACGACTAGGCTTAACGATTGTGAAGCTGTAGTTCACATTTCATCTCATGAGACACACAAGGCTCCACTATCAGAGATTCTGCAGTGCTTAGAAAATGATGGCCTTTTTCTGCTACATGCTTCTTCCTCAGAAACCTTTGGAGGAAGGTTCTTCTACAATTTGCATTTTCAg GTGGAGAAAACTGATAGATTAGAGACCGAGATTTTAACTGAGAAGCTTTTACCAATATATGAGAAGCAAAGGATTTTCTAG
- the LOC114174893 gene encoding haloacid dehalogenase-like hydrolase domain-containing protein 3 gives MAAIAARILGSNSRTALRRWCRSSYSSTSAAVAQVESTEVKDYADYRRSLYGQITHKAVLVDAVGTLVLPSQPMAQIYRTIGEKYGVEYSEDEILFRYRRAYGQPWGKSRLRYVNDGKPFWQYIVSYSTGCSDPQYFEELYNYYMTDKAWHLNDPGAEEVFRALRKSGVKLAVVSNFDTRLRPLLRALNCDTWFDAVAVSAEVAAEKPNPTIFLKACELLDVKPEDAVHIGDDRRNDIWGARDAGCDAWLWGSDVHSFKEVAQRIGVQV, from the exons ATGGCTGCAATAGCTGCAAGGATTCTTGGTTCCAATTCGCGGACCGCGCTCCGTCGCTGGTGTCGCTCCTCTTACTCCTCCACCTCCGCAGCGGTGGCGCAAGTGGAGAGCACGGAGGTGAAGGACTACGCCGATTACCGGCGCTCCCTATACGGACAGATCACGCACAAGGCGGTCCTCGTCGATGCTGTTGGCACGCTCGTCCTCCCCTCGCAACCCATGGCTCAG ATTTATAGGACGATTGGCGAAAAGTATGGTGTGGAGTATTCGGAGGATGAAATACTGTTCAGGTACAGAAGAGCATATGGGCAGCCTTGGGGAAAATCTCGTCTCAG ATATGTCAATGACGGTAAGCCCTTCTGGCAATACATAGTTAGTTATTCCACCGGCTGTTCAGATCCTCAATACTTTGAAGAACTTTATAACTATTATATGACAGACAAG GCGTGGCACCTCAATGATCCCGGAGCAGAAGAAGTTTTTAGAGCTCTTCGAAAATCAGGTGTGAAATTAGCTGTTGTATCAAATTTTGATACTAGGTTGAGACCTCTCCTGCGGGCATTAAATTGTGACACTTGGTTTGATGCGGTAGCAGTGTCAGCTGAG GTTGCGGCCGAAAAACCAAATCCAACTATATTTCTGAAAGCATGTGAACTATTGGATGTAAAACCTGAGGATGCTGTTCATATTGGGGATGATCGCAGAAATGATATATGGGGTGCCAGGGATGCCGGCTGTGATGCTTGGCTTTGGGGAAGCGATGTTCACTCTTTTAAGGAG GTAGCTCAGAGGATTGGGGTTCAGGTGTGA